Genomic window (Mycoplasma sp. NEAQ87857):
AAGGTATTCCTATTACATATGAAGTTTTTCCCGGAAATACTAATGAATTCAAAACATTTTTACCATTTTTAGAGAGTTTGAAAAACAATTTTGGTTTCCAAAACATCACAATTATTGCTGATAAAGGCTTAAATTCTAAAAATAACCTATTAGAAATGAAAAAATTAGGTTACAACTACATCATTACTGAAAAAATAAAATCATTAGATAAAAAGGTGTCTGATGCATTTGATTTAGATACTTTTGAAAGTGTTACAGATAAATTTTTCGTGAGAAAAATACCTGTAATTGACTATGTTAATAGTGACGAAAAAGTCTATGCTCTAGATGATGAATTAGTTTTAACTTACTCAAGCGAAAGATCAAAATATGACTTATATCACATTGAAAAATTAAAACAAAAAGCTACTAAACTAATTGAACAAAAGAACCATACAACATACAAATCATCTATTAATACAGGTGGCAAAAAGTATATTTCAAGTAAAGTTGAAAACGTTGAATTCAATCAAAAACAATATGATAAAGATTTAAAGACAATTGGGTTTTATGGGATAAGAACTAATATTAAAGAAATTGATCCAATGAAAATTTATAAACAATTAAGAGGTTTATGAAAGATTGAAGAATCTTTTAGAGTGCTTAAAACCAATTTTGAAGCAAGACCAGTTTATGTGTGAAAAAAGGAATCTATTTTAGGTCATTTCTTAATTTGTTATATATCTTTAGTTATTCAAAGATATCTTGAATTATTATTAAAAGAAACAGTAAATTTTGAAAAAGATGATCAATATTTAACTACATCTAAAATTATAAAAACCTTAAATGAGAAAGCTACAGTAGTCATTTGAGGAGAAGATAAAGAACATTTTTTAAGATTAAAAATGGATGAAGGACTTACAAGAATATTAAAAGCATTTAATATTAATTCACTACCTAAATATGGTAAGGTTGAAAATTTAAGTTCTATTATACTAGGAAAAAGATAAACAAAAAGACGAAAACGCAATAAATACAGGGGTTTTCGTCTTTTCTTTAACCATAACTGCAAAAGTCAGGAGTTATTTTTAGTAGGAAAAATCGTTTAAGATATGTATTTATACATCGTTTCACTTTTATTTGAGAGTATTTTAAAACAGAAACATTAGTATGTTATGATAAAGATGATGCTAGTGCATGACCTTTACATATTCAAAATATTCAACAATCTATCGAATCTGAAAGTGATCAAGAAGTAATTGACAGAGCTTATCAAAAAATCCAAGAATACCGAGAATCAAAAGTTAATAAAAATTAAATACCACTATCCAATAACTAACATAAGTTAGTTATTTTTTAATATCTTTAAATTTATATTTTTTTCATATATAATCAAAACATAAAAATAAGGAAGTTTTACATGAAAAATAAATTTAATGCAAATTTAGTAAACCTTTATATTTTACAAGTAGTTGCTGCTATTTGATTTATCCTACCCATATTGATAAATATAGCTTTTATTGATTTACCAAAACGAACTATAATTTTTAACTATATTTCACTTGGGATTGCTTGTTTTTTTCAATTGTTTTTCATTATATATCTAATTTCTTCTATTAAAAAAGGAATGAGATTACAATTGTTTTACCAAGATTTTAAAGGTAAATATGATGATTTATTTATTGAAAAATTTAGACACATAACTGCATATATATTTAACAGAGACTTAATGCCGGATTTTTGTTATAAAGGGCGTTCTAACCTTAAAAAAATGAAATATAAGCAACCTGAATATGTTGATAGTATATATCTTACCGAGTGAAAAGATAGGAGATTAAAATACTTAAGTATTTGAATTTTAATATTTAATTGACTCAAATGTTGAACGCTAGCCACTTATGTAATTCCGTTCTTTTTATACTTACCAATTGTTTTAATGTTAGGAACACCAAGGCCTAATTATCTTTGGATTTTGGTGCTTTCAACGCCAGGAATCGCTTTGGTGTTCGAATCTTTTATCGATCTATTTTTATATAAAATATCATTCGAATCCTTTGCGTTAATCAATAATCCATATTCGCAAATCAATAAATTCATAGCTTATATGAATAGATATAGTCATGATTATAATAGGGTAATCTTTAGTAAGAAGAATCGTTTGAGATATATTTTTATACATCGTTTCACAAACCTTTGGGAATATTTTAATAGCAAAGACTTAATATGTTATGATGATGATGATGTTAAAGAATGAATTTTTCTCATCCCTAACTTTGAAGCATCTATCGAAACTGAGCAAGACCAAGAAGTAATTGACAGAGTTAATCAAAAAATCCTAGAATATCAAGAATCAAAAGCTAATAAAGAGCGAAATTAATATAACAAAAAGCAACTAACTATGCCTGCGTTTCCCACTTTATACCTAAAATAAAAAACCGACCAGATACCCTAGCGATCTAGTTGGTTTTTTTGTTCATTTTTAAAATTTCTAGGGTAGTTTTAATTAATTTCATTATTTGATAATGAGTTTCACGTTCTTCGTTTCAATTTGATTGTTCTCTTACGAGAATTTTATTTTCGTATTCTTTGTTTATTCAAACCTCTTCAATCGCTTTTACGATTGAGTTCTTTGTAATTGGTTTTTCTAGGTTTAATGTTGTATTAACTTTATAAGTTAGGTAAGTCATCATAACCAACGAAATAAAACATAAAGCTATATGACCTAAAATATGTTTTTCTGATGAAAAATAAATTGGTCTAAGTTGTAAGTTTCCTTTTCAAAACCTAAAGTTTTCTTCGATTTTTCATTGTCTTGCATAAGTATCAATAATTTTCTTAGCATCTAAGTCAAATCTATTGGTTTCATACACATAAAATCCATCAAACTTTTTATCTTTTTGTATTTTTTCATGATCTAGTGTGTAATAAACTTTATTATCACTTATTTTAAAATATTTGTGTTTTTGTGAATTTAAGCTTTTAACTGGTACTTTTCCATTCACAGCTGATCGATTAAAGATTTTTTCAAACACTTCTCTATCATGTTTATCTTTTTCGTATCTTTTTTCAGATCAAGTAGCAATTAATCTACGATTATGACCATTTGGACGATTTTTTAACCCGTATAAAGAAGGATTTGTAATTTCTTTATAAAATAGTTTTTCATCTAAACTTAAATAATGTGAACCATCTAAAACTCAATTTTTAACATCACTTTTTGATCCTTTTAATTTATAAGAGATTATAAATTTATAACCTTTTTGCTCTAAAAATCTTATGTTTGAACTAACGCTCATTCCTCTATCGGCAACGATAGTAACATTCTTGATTTTGTATATTTTTTCAAGTTCAATCATAAAAGGAATAAAAGTTTTGCTATCAGGGGTATTACCAGGAAAAACTTTATAGTGTAAAGGGATTCCGTTTTTATCAGTGATCATCCCGATAACAAACTGATCTTCTTTAAATTTTCCATCTTTTGAATACCCAGGTTGTTTCAATCCTTCTTTGTCAAAAGTTTCAAAATAAATTGTAGTGCTATCAAATCATAAAACTTCAACTTCACGATCTTTGTTTTCAATAATTGCATCGTTAATATTTTGTAACATTTGCTCTCTGTTGTCATAAATGTAGTCTAATGAGCGATAAAACGAGTTTTTGCAAGTCGCAAATTTATTAGTTTTCTTGCTATTTAAATATGTTTGTAGCATTGATTGTGGTTTTGATATTCTTTGAAAAATTTGATATTGAACCAATAAATTTAAATCTTTCTTTCTTGTATCTTTACATTTTCTAAATAGATCAAAATGATCAAATAAACCAGAAATTACTTCTAAACCAGGATATTCTTCAAAAACCTGTCTTTTTACATTCTCTTGTTGAGTTTTTTCGTTAATAAGTTTTAAAATATCTTCTCTTTCATAGTGTATTGGAGCGTCTTTCAATATACCTTTTAGGTATTCAACTGGATTTTCTCACTTTTCTTCATAAACTTTGATATTTCCAATTCCAAACTTTTTAATATAACCTGGTTTTGTTGAATCTTTTAAACATGCTGATAAATATGTTGCATATTGAGTTGTTTGTTTAGCAATAACTCAAGCTAAACCTTTATTAACTCTTTTTCTTCCTCTTACTTTTTTGGCCATTATACCTCAATTATACACTATTTTTCTATCTCTATACCGAAAAAAATTATTTTTTATTATTATTTATAATAATAAAAAATAAGCAGCTTAAAAAGTGCTTATTTTCCTGTGTTTCCAAGTTTTAGCCAATTTTTTAGCACTTTTCCATACTTACTATACTACGTATAGTAAAAAAATTATTTTTTCCACATAATTACATTGTAATTATGGTATAATTAGGAGTATGAAAAAAGAAAAGTGAATTATTGTTAGAAGTAAAAGAAAAGACACATACTACATCACAGCAGCTATCTCAAATGGTCATGCTAGAGGTTATAAGAGAAGTATTGGTTTGGGGAATTTAGAAAAATTAGAAAAATCTACAAAAGACCCAATTAATCTCTTAAAAGAAGCTTGTGTTAATTGAGATCCTGAATGACCTAAAGATAAAATTTTGCAAGAAGTAAATAGAGTTCTTAAAAATTCAGTTGTTGAATCAAAAGTTGTAAATTATGGTCATCAGATTTTATTTAACACAATTGATGACTTGGATATTTTTGAGAAAACTAAAGAAACAAGATCAAAAGAATTAATAAAAATATTGAAATTTATAATTTCAACACGTATCTTAAAACAACAAAGTCTTATTAAAACTTTTGAAAGTATCCCAGATTATGAAATAGAATTTGATTCAAAAAAGACAACATTCTACAACTCTTTAGATTATCTTTCAGACAATAAAACAACTATTTTAAAAAACATCAATAATTCATTAATTTCTAAAAACCTAAGATCTGTTGATGTTATGTGATTTGATTCATCAACTGTATATTTTGAAACTTTTACAAGTTTAGGTCTTAAACACCCTGGATATTCAAAAGATGGAAAATTCAAAGAAGATCAAATTGTAGTGGGTTTAATCACTGATGAAAATGGTATTCCAATCCATTACAAATTATTTAAAGGCAATACAGCTGACCCAAATACTTTCATTCCATTTATCAACGAAATCAAGAAAATTTACAACCTTAGAATGGTTACAATAATTGCTGATAGAGGAATGAGTACCAATAAAAACATTAGATTCCTAGAACAAAATAATATTGATTTTATAATCTCTTACAGATTAAAAATCGCTACTAAAAGAACTAAATTATTCGCTCAAGATCCTGAAGGATATGTTGATTTAGATAATTTTAAATTTAAAGAAGAAACTTATGAATCGCTATGACAGAAAAAACGTCCAAACGGAAGAACTAGACGTAGAATAATAACTTATAGTGAAAAACGTGCTAAAAAAGATAAACAAGATAGACAAATTCTTATTGATAATTTCAATAAAAAAGCTAAAAATGGTATTGTTGCTCAAGCTGATTTGCTTGCTGGTAAAAAATACAAATTCTTTAAAGAAATTGAAAATGGTAAAACAACTTCATACAAGTTAGATTATGAAAAAATCGAGAGAGATAAAAAGTTTGATGGTTTATACGCTTACGAAACATCAAGACACGATCTTACAGTTCAAGATGTTGTTGATTTATATGCAAAACAATGACAAGTTGAAGAAAACTTTAGAACATTAAAAAACGCTTTAAGAATCAGACCTGTGTATGTGCGAAGTGACAAACACATTGAAGGATATTTTCTTTTATGCTTTATATCATTGGTTCTTATGAGATATTTACTAACTTTAGTAAATAAAAACTTAGAACCTGTATTAGGTGTTAAAAACGAAAGATTTACTAACACAAGATTAATAAAAGCAATTTTAAGTGCTAATAAATATGTTGAAGTGATAAATTCAAAAATTATCACTGAAAAATTAATAGAAAATAAAGATAATATGCAATATTTAAATGATTTTGCTATTATCAAAAAGATATTAGAAACTCAAAAACCTTAAATTACAATGTAAATTTTTGAAAAAGTTAAAAAAAGAGCAATAAAATGCTCTTTTTATCGTTTTTTGTTAAAACTTGGAAACTCAGGAGTTAAGCTTAAAATTATTACTACAATGATTAATAAATTTAAACCAATTTTGAAATCATGATTATATTTTTTAAGAAAATTCATTTATTCTCCTTTAACTTAAACATATTTTATTACTTTATTTTTAAAGTAATAAAAAAAAGCCTATTTAAAGGCTTATTCGACAATAAAGCTTACTTTGATGTCGGCTCATTGTTGTTATTATATATCAATTTAATTAAATATCAAGTTTTTTCTTAGGTCTTCCACGCTTTTTAGGAGCAGATAGAGTATGATTATCTTCTTTAATTTCTTCTACTTTTTTATCTTTAGAAGTTTTAGAGCTAGATTTTTTAGTTGTTTTATTTTTAGGTGTTGATTCAACAACAAGATCATTTGTCACTTGTTTTTTAGGTCTTCCACGTTTTTTAGGAGCGGGTTTAATTGGTTCTTGAGACTCAGCAACAACTTCTTTTTGTTTTTCTTCTTTTAGTGCTTCTTTTTCAATGGTTGTATTATCTTTAATTTCAACAGCTTTTTCTTGTGCTTCAACTTCTAATTTTTTCTTTGGTCTTCCACGTTTTTTAGAAGTTAGAACAACAACTTTTTCTTGATCATTTTGTTCTTCTATAACTTCTGTAGTTGATTCTACCACTTTGGTTTCATTTGTAGTTTCTTGTTTTTTAGGTCTTCCACGTTTTTTAGCAACTGCCTTAATTGGTTCTTGAGGTTCAATAATAACTTCTTTTTGTTTATCTTCTTTTACTACCTCTTCAGTTTTTGCTTCTTCCTGTTTTAAGTCTTGCTCTTTAGTAATTGATTTCTTAGGTCTTCCACGTTTTTTAGCAACAGGTTTTTCAATTATTTCTGTTGATTCTACAACATCTAATACTTGATTATCTACATTATTATCTTCAGTAATTGAAGCTTCATTTTCTAATATTTCATTAATTTCTTTGGTTTCATTTGCTGTTTGGGTGTTTTCTACTGGTGCATTTGTTTGTTTGTTAGTAACTTCTTCAATTGGTTGTGTAGTTTCACTAGATACTTCATTTTCTACTGTTTCGTTAATTTCTTTAGCTTCATCTATTATTGTTTGAGTATTTTCTGCTGGTGCATTTGTTTGTTTGTTAGTAACTTCTTCAATTGGTTGTGTAGTTTCACTAGTTGCTTGATTTTCTACTGGAGTAGGTTGAATAACACTTTGAATAATTCTGTTAAACATACTTGTAACTTGATCTAAAGGTGTGTAGGTATGTAATTCTTGAGATTCATCTCATAATAACTCAGTATCATTAGTGCTATTTTCTTTATGTTCTTGATTTTCAATGATTTGTTGATCTATTTGATCATTGTAAATAGCATCATTATTTGACTCGTTATTTAATGGTAACTCTTCTACAGCTTCATTAGTTATTGTATTATTTAAAGTTTCTTCTATTTGAGCTTCAGCATTAGAATTATTGTCTAATTCTGCTTGAGTTTCTTGCTCAATTTCGTTCATTCTACGTTTAATTGAGTTATATAAATCTAATAATGATTGTTCTTGTTCTTCTAATGGTAAAGTAGGATCAAATTGGTATGATGAAAGAATTTGGTTAAATAATTGATCAGCTCTGATTTCTTTAGTAATGAGAGATTTTTTACCCATTCTATTACTAAAGATTCTAAGCATAACACCATAAGCGATACTATCTAACATTCTTTCAAACATTTTAGTACCTTCATCAGTATAAATTTGATAAGGGTTTTTTTGTGAATATTGAACTAAATTAACATTTGAACGCAATTTGTCCATTTTATTAATGTGTTTTTGTCATTTTTCATCTAAAGTTTGTAAAATAACACGTTTTTGTAATATT
Coding sequences:
- a CDS encoding IS1634 family transposase, producing MKKEKWIIVRSKRKDTYYITAAISNGHARGYKRSIGLGNLEKLEKSTKDPINLLKEACVNWDPEWPKDKILQEVNRVLKNSVVESKVVNYGHQILFNTIDDLDIFEKTKETRSKELIKILKFIISTRILKQQSLIKTFESIPDYEIEFDSKKTTFYNSLDYLSDNKTTILKNINNSLISKNLRSVDVMWFDSSTVYFETFTSLGLKHPGYSKDGKFKEDQIVVGLITDENGIPIHYKLFKGNTADPNTFIPFINEIKKIYNLRMVTIIADRGMSTNKNIRFLEQNNIDFIISYRLKIATKRTKLFAQDPEGYVDLDNFKFKEETYESLWQKKRPNGRTRRRIITYSEKRAKKDKQDRQILIDNFNKKAKNGIVAQADLLAGKKYKFFKEIENGKTTSYKLDYEKIERDKKFDGLYAYETSRHDLTVQDVVDLYAKQWQVEENFRTLKNALRIRPVYVRSDKHIEGYFLLCFISLVLMRYLLTLVNKNLEPVLGVKNERFTNTRLIKAILSANKYVEVINSKIITEKLIENKDNMQYLNDFAIIKKILETQKP
- a CDS encoding IS1634 family transposase encodes the protein MAKKVRGRKRVNKGLAWVIAKQTTQYATYLSACLKDSTKPGYIKKFGIGNIKVYEEKWENPVEYLKGILKDAPIHYEREDILKLINEKTQQENVKRQVFEEYPGLEVISGLFDHFDLFRKCKDTRKKDLNLLVQYQIFQRISKPQSMLQTYLNSKKTNKFATCKNSFYRSLDYIYDNREQMLQNINDAIIENKDREVEVLWFDSTTIYFETFDKEGLKQPGYSKDGKFKEDQFVIGMITDKNGIPLHYKVFPGNTPDSKTFIPFMIELEKIYKIKNVTIVADRGMSVSSNIRFLEQKGYKFIISYKLKGSKSDVKNWVLDGSHYLSLDEKLFYKEITNPSLYGLKNRPNGHNRRLIATWSEKRYEKDKHDREVFEKIFNRSAVNGKVPVKSLNSQKHKYFKISDNKVYYTLDHEKIQKDKKFDGFYVYETNRFDLDAKKIIDTYARQWKIEENFRFWKGNLQLRPIYFSSEKHILGHIALCFISLVMMTYLTYKVNTTLNLEKPITKNSIVKAIEEVWINKEYENKILVREQSNWNEERETHYQIMKLIKTTLEILKMNKKTN
- a CDS encoding IS1634 family transposase codes for the protein MFVKISKVSGVEYVTLVESKWDKVKKKAVHKVVQRLGRKEDLIANDPLAIEKLKEECKKSKAKISEANQLVTDVMDSLLHNVLLTDNETLDTMCYGNLIYRKLFKTLKLDKFFNKVDKSYRTKYSLSELTEFLVTSRILRPESKLQTFNQKEKFITNYDFSLESVYRSLEKIGKEKSKVVSYLNKQLSSLYNRDLTHCYYDVTTIYFESFDADELRNFGFSKDLKVNQTQVVLALAIDNKGIPITYEVFPGNTNEFKTFLPFLESLKNNFGFQNITIIADKGLNSKNNLLEMKKLGYNYIITEKIKSLDKKVSDAFDLDTFESVTDKFFVRKIPVIDYVNSDEKVYALDDELVLTYSSERSKYDLYHIEKLKQKATKLIEQKNHTTYKSSINTGGKKYISSKVENVEFNQKQYDKDLKTIGFYGIRTNIKEIDPMKIYKQLRGLWKIEESFRVLKTNFEARPVYVWKKESILGHFLICYISLVIQRYLELLLKETVNFEKDDQYLTTSKIIKTLNEKATVVIWGEDKEHFLRLKMDEGLTRILKAFNINSLPKYGKVENLSSIILGKR